From the Nitrobacter hamburgensis X14 genome, one window contains:
- a CDS encoding c-type cytochrome, whose product MGVSDINKFLGVLLGTCIVLLVMNFVAQAIFAPVVPAKPGFKIDVKVKQEPAAADKEAKPAAEVPIGKLLQTASAEEGAAAAKKCAACHTFEKGGPNRVGPNLYGIVGEPRGQGRGFNFSAAMKAKGGTWTFDELNKFLTNPKGYIPGTAMSFAGVPKDSERADIIAYLNKNSDKPEPLPAASK is encoded by the coding sequence ATGGGCGTTTCCGATATCAATAAATTTCTCGGCGTGCTCCTGGGCACGTGCATCGTTCTGCTGGTCATGAATTTCGTCGCCCAGGCGATTTTCGCGCCTGTCGTGCCGGCGAAGCCTGGTTTCAAAATTGACGTCAAGGTCAAGCAGGAACCGGCTGCGGCTGACAAGGAAGCCAAGCCGGCGGCGGAGGTGCCGATCGGGAAGCTGCTGCAAACCGCATCGGCCGAGGAGGGCGCCGCCGCAGCCAAGAAGTGCGCCGCCTGCCATACCTTCGAGAAGGGCGGACCCAACCGGGTCGGCCCCAATCTCTACGGCATCGTCGGCGAGCCGCGCGGCCAGGGCCGCGGATTCAACTTCTCGGCGGCCATGAAGGCCAAGGGCGGCACCTGGACCTTCGACGAGCTGAACAAGTTCCTCACCAATCCGAAGGGATACATCCCCGGCACCGCCATGTCGTTCGCCGGCGTGCCCAAGGACAGCGAGCGTGCCGACATCATTGCCTATCTGAACAAGAACTCCGACAAGCCGGAGCCGCTGCCGGCCGCCTCGAAGTAG
- a CDS encoding prephenate dehydratase, which translates to MTKTMTIAFQGEPGANSHIAIAEAYPDAEPLPCATFEDALAAIASGEADLGMIPIENSVAGRVADIHYLLPQSGLFIVGEYFLPIRHQLMAPRGATLAGIKTVESHVHALGQCRRIIRKLGIRPIVSGDTAGAARIVAERGDRSCASIASRLAAQIHHLDILAEDVEDEAHNTTRFVVLAREADWAKQGSGPLVTSFVFRVRNLPAALYKAMGGFATNGVNMTKLESYMVDGNFFATQFYADVEGHPDDRGLAFALEELNFFSKEFRIVGVYPGHPFRATFREQAD; encoded by the coding sequence ATGACCAAGACCATGACAATCGCATTCCAGGGTGAGCCCGGGGCGAATTCCCACATCGCCATCGCCGAAGCCTATCCCGATGCCGAGCCGCTGCCGTGCGCGACCTTCGAGGACGCGCTCGCCGCGATCGCGTCGGGCGAAGCCGACCTCGGCATGATCCCGATCGAGAATTCGGTGGCCGGCCGGGTCGCCGACATTCACTACCTGCTGCCGCAGTCCGGACTGTTCATCGTCGGCGAATACTTCCTGCCGATCCGCCATCAATTGATGGCGCCGCGCGGCGCAACGCTCGCGGGCATCAAGACAGTCGAAAGCCACGTTCACGCGCTGGGGCAATGCCGCCGCATCATCCGCAAGCTCGGCATCAGGCCGATCGTTTCGGGCGATACTGCGGGCGCCGCCCGCATCGTCGCCGAACGCGGCGACAGGAGTTGTGCATCGATCGCCTCGCGCCTCGCCGCGCAAATCCACCATCTCGATATCCTCGCCGAGGATGTCGAGGACGAGGCCCACAACACCACGCGTTTCGTGGTGCTGGCCCGAGAAGCCGACTGGGCCAAACAGGGATCGGGACCGCTGGTCACCAGTTTCGTCTTCCGGGTGCGCAACCTGCCTGCCGCGCTCTACAAGGCCATGGGCGGCTTCGCCACCAATGGCGTCAACATGACAAAACTCGAAAGCTACATGGTCGACGGCAATTTCTTCGCGACGCAATTCTATGCCGACGTCGAAGGCCACCCGGACGATCGCGGCCTCGCTTTTGCGCTTGAAGAGTTGAACTTCTTCTCCAAGGAGTTTCGCATCGTCGGAGTCTATCCGGGCCACCCGTTCCGCGCCACCTTCCGCGAACAGGCGGACTGA
- a CDS encoding cold-shock protein → MATGTVKWFNATKGFGFIQPDSGGKDVFVHISAVERAGLSSLNEGAKVSYEVVANRGKESAEDLRVG, encoded by the coding sequence GTGGCGACAGGTACAGTGAAGTGGTTCAATGCGACAAAGGGTTTCGGATTTATTCAGCCCGACAGTGGCGGCAAGGACGTGTTTGTCCATATCTCGGCCGTGGAGAGGGCTGGCCTTAGCTCGCTCAATGAGGGCGCCAAGGTGAGCTACGAGGTCGTCGCGAACCGCGGCAAGGAATCGGCGGAAGACCTCCGGGTAGGTTGA
- a CDS encoding 3-deoxy-manno-octulosonate cytidylyltransferase, with translation MTKTRTLVLIPARMAATRLPGKPLLDIGGLPMVVHVLRRAETAGIGRVAVATDTPEIAAAVTAHGGEAIMTRADHPSGSDRVFEALDRLDPDGRIETIINLQGDFPTIRPDIIRDVLKPLADPAVDIATLAAEIHSDEEATNPNVVKAVGSPVAPRRLRALYFTRATAPHGDGPRYHHIGLYAYRRKALQRFVELPPSPLERQERLEQLRALEGGMRIDIMIVDDVPRGVDTAADLETARRILASVPIPKLAYPRSNL, from the coding sequence ATGACCAAGACCCGCACGCTGGTGCTGATTCCGGCCCGCATGGCCGCGACCCGGCTGCCCGGGAAACCGCTGCTGGATATCGGCGGCCTGCCGATGGTGGTCCATGTCCTGCGGCGAGCCGAGACCGCCGGCATCGGCCGCGTCGCCGTCGCCACCGACACTCCCGAGATCGCGGCCGCAGTGACGGCCCATGGCGGCGAAGCAATCATGACGCGCGCCGATCATCCGTCCGGATCCGACCGCGTCTTCGAGGCGCTCGACCGTCTCGACCCCGACGGACGCATCGAGACGATCATCAACCTGCAGGGCGATTTCCCGACCATCCGCCCGGATATTATCCGCGACGTGCTTAAGCCGCTGGCCGACCCCGCGGTCGATATCGCGACGCTGGCCGCCGAAATCCACAGCGACGAAGAGGCCACCAACCCGAATGTCGTCAAGGCCGTGGGATCGCCGGTAGCCCCGCGGCGGCTGCGCGCGCTCTACTTCACCCGCGCCACCGCCCCGCACGGCGACGGCCCGCGCTACCACCACATCGGGCTTTACGCCTATCGCCGCAAAGCGCTGCAACGCTTCGTCGAACTGCCGCCCTCACCTCTTGAGCGGCAGGAAAGGCTCGAGCAATTGCGGGCGCTGGAAGGCGGAATGCGGATCGACATCATGATCGTGGACGACGTGCCGCGGGGCGTCGATACCGCGGCCGACCTCGAAACCGCCCGCCGCATTCTGGCTAGTGTCCCGATACCAAAGCTCGCATACCCTCGCAGCAACCTTTGA
- a CDS encoding terminase TerL endonuclease subunit, translating to MFRDGDGYIVVPHFFCPQDNLRERQESTGARYLDWQGRGLITATPGNVIDFRVVEDRIRELCQTYSVQEIACDPAMARNLLNNLLEDGLPAIEHRQGSLSMMPAIVELQRAIIGRKFKHGGHPVLRFCFANVEAETNAAGHIVRFTKQKKWLSIDDTVASAMAVNRASAGGSAAATSLYDSDDRESAIAGFN from the coding sequence ATGTTCCGTGATGGCGACGGCTACATTGTGGTGCCGCATTTTTTCTGCCCGCAGGACAATTTGCGAGAGCGGCAGGAATCAACCGGCGCACGATATCTCGACTGGCAAGGCCGCGGCCTGATTACCGCGACGCCCGGCAACGTGATCGACTTTCGCGTGGTCGAAGATCGCATTCGGGAGTTGTGTCAGACGTACTCGGTCCAGGAGATCGCCTGCGACCCCGCGATGGCGCGAAATCTGCTCAATAATCTCTTGGAAGACGGACTCCCGGCGATCGAACATCGCCAGGGCAGCTTGTCGATGATGCCCGCGATTGTCGAATTACAGCGCGCGATTATCGGTCGGAAGTTCAAGCACGGTGGCCATCCGGTACTTCGGTTCTGCTTTGCCAACGTCGAAGCTGAGACCAACGCGGCCGGTCATATCGTGAGATTCACCAAGCAGAAAAAATGGCTGTCGATCGATGACACCGTGGCGAGTGCCATGGCTGTGAATCGAGCCAGCGCAGGCGGCAGTGCGGCGGCTACGTCGCTGTATGATTCAGATGATCGGGAGAGTGCTATCGCGGGTTTTAATTAA
- a CDS encoding Rha family transcriptional regulator, translating into MENGMTALTTISHGDALTLSSLEIAGLTGRAHRNVMRDIRSMLNALKIEPVGGETRFGSTYLDAKGQVRECFNLPKHERMDEIGSRPFHEWTPAELRGGLAGLPAGGSGNQDQVWALLRGPEVPR; encoded by the coding sequence ATGGAAAACGGAATGACAGCACTAACCACTATCTCGCATGGCGACGCGCTCACTCTGTCGAGCCTCGAAATCGCGGGGCTGACCGGGAGGGCGCATCGCAATGTCATGCGAGACATACGGTCCATGCTTAACGCGCTCAAAATTGAGCCCGTCGGCGGTGAAACCAGATTTGGTTCGACCTATCTCGACGCCAAAGGGCAGGTCCGCGAGTGCTTCAACCTCCCGAAGCACGAGCGAATGGACGAAATCGGCAGCAGGCCGTTCCATGAATGGACGCCAGCGGAGCTACGAGGCGGTTTGGCTGGCCTACCAGCGGGCGGATCAGGAAACCAAGATCAGGTCTGGGCCCTGCTGCGGGGGCCGGAAGTGCCGCGATGA
- a CDS encoding autotransporter outer membrane beta-barrel domain-containing protein gives MFPGATVTLTGGTFTTSGALANGLSAQDGGTLTATNTAVAVTGAGAAAIQIVGGTAADPSVVTVTGGSLASSLGPLILSEGGIGTISLNGPIATTSGIVGGQAALATVTAGSGGVTPSNLTLNLTGVGQVAGALRVTGTGNVVNTTFNATNWTGDLIADTGNTPNTSLIASQWTGQAANAADIGIDGSSAWTITGTSNATGTITNAGLIQFVPLSSGFSTLTTGSYVGQGGRIAFNTYLGADNSPTNLLVINGGTASGTTALSVTNAGGSGALTVGDGIRLVQAVNGGATQPGAFALAGRVAAGSFEYLLFRGGSSGAQDWFLRSTLNAIPDPPSPTPPAPEPVIPLYRPEVPLYTPIPAIGRDMGLATLGTLHERVGEEMNIPNQTASGKFGNGTWARLIGESGNSSWSGTVDARARNASLVGIQAGFDIYRSLHDNGHRDHVGLYIAETSYRSSISGFALGQQNLQVGQLALQGPAAGGYWTHFGPSGWYLDAVVQENWFDARATSLYQSGMSTSGTGFTASLEGGYPIRLSRHWQIEPQAQIIYQTMSVNRSRDAFSTVGWDANNAVTGRFGGRLQYTTQDGQTLWQPYLKANLWHGFGGVDRISFGDSPAIENRFGNTSLELGAGFTARITQTTSLYGHVDRRWSVDGAERYASVQGVVGVRFNW, from the coding sequence GTGTTCCCCGGCGCCACCGTCACCCTCACCGGCGGAACCTTCACCACATCGGGGGCGCTCGCGAATGGCCTGAGCGCGCAGGATGGCGGCACGCTCACCGCCACGAATACGGCCGTGGCGGTGACGGGAGCCGGCGCCGCCGCCATCCAGATCGTGGGCGGCACGGCGGCCGATCCGAGCGTGGTGACCGTCACCGGCGGCAGCCTGGCCTCCAGCCTGGGGCCCCTCATCCTGTCCGAGGGCGGCATCGGCACGATCTCCCTGAATGGGCCGATCGCGACCACCTCGGGGATCGTCGGGGGCCAGGCCGCCCTCGCCACGGTGACCGCGGGTTCCGGGGGTGTGACGCCCAGCAACCTCACCCTCAATTTGACCGGAGTGGGTCAGGTTGCCGGCGCCTTGCGGGTGACGGGCACGGGTAACGTGGTCAACACCACCTTCAACGCGACCAACTGGACCGGCGATCTCATCGCCGACACCGGCAACACTCCGAATACCTCACTAATCGCCAGCCAGTGGACCGGTCAGGCGGCCAACGCGGCCGATATCGGCATTGACGGGTCCAGCGCCTGGACCATCACCGGCACGTCCAACGCCACCGGCACGATCACCAATGCCGGGCTGATCCAGTTCGTGCCGCTGTCCAGCGGGTTCTCGACGCTGACCACGGGCAGCTATGTCGGCCAGGGCGGCCGGATCGCCTTCAACACCTATCTCGGCGCCGACAACTCCCCCACGAATTTGTTGGTGATCAATGGCGGGACGGCGAGCGGCACGACCGCGCTGTCGGTCACTAATGCCGGCGGGTCCGGCGCACTGACCGTGGGCGACGGCATCCGCCTCGTGCAGGCGGTCAACGGCGGCGCTACCCAGCCGGGCGCGTTCGCTCTCGCCGGGCGCGTCGCCGCCGGCTCCTTTGAGTATCTCCTGTTCCGGGGCGGCAGCTCGGGCGCGCAGGACTGGTTCCTGCGCTCCACCCTGAACGCGATCCCGGATCCGCCCAGCCCGACGCCACCGGCGCCAGAGCCGGTCATTCCGCTCTATCGACCGGAGGTTCCCCTCTACACCCCCATCCCGGCCATCGGCCGCGACATGGGCCTGGCAACCCTCGGCACGCTGCATGAGCGGGTGGGCGAGGAGATGAATATCCCGAACCAGACAGCTTCCGGGAAATTCGGGAACGGCACCTGGGCACGGCTCATTGGCGAGAGTGGCAACAGCAGTTGGTCCGGCACCGTCGATGCCCGCGCCCGCAACGCCAGTCTTGTTGGTATCCAGGCGGGCTTCGATATCTATCGAAGCCTGCACGACAATGGCCATCGCGACCATGTCGGCCTCTATATCGCCGAGACCAGCTACCGCTCCTCCATCAGCGGCTTCGCATTGGGCCAGCAGAACTTGCAGGTCGGCCAACTGGCCCTGCAAGGGCCGGCGGCGGGCGGCTATTGGACCCATTTCGGCCCTTCGGGCTGGTACCTGGACGCGGTGGTCCAGGAGAACTGGTTCGATGCGAGGGCGACGTCGCTCTACCAATCGGGGATGAGCACCAGCGGCACGGGCTTCACCGCCTCGCTGGAGGGGGGCTATCCGATCCGCCTGAGCCGGCATTGGCAGATCGAGCCGCAGGCGCAGATCATTTACCAGACCATGTCGGTGAACCGCAGCCGGGACGCTTTTTCGACGGTCGGGTGGGATGCAAATAACGCGGTGACCGGACGTTTCGGCGGGCGGCTGCAATACACGACCCAAGATGGGCAAACGCTGTGGCAGCCCTACCTCAAGGCCAACCTCTGGCACGGCTTCGGCGGCGTCGACCGGATCAGCTTCGGGGATTCGCCGGCGATCGAGAACCGGTTCGGCAACACCTCGCTGGAACTGGGCGCGGGGTTCACTGCCCGGATCACGCAGACCACCAGCCTCTATGGCCATGTCGACCGTCGCTGGTCGGTGGACGGCGCCGAGCGATACGCTTCGGTCCAGGGCGTCGTCGGGGTCCGGTTCAACTGGTAG
- a CDS encoding helix-turn-helix domain-containing protein, with product MANTAGRPASPLILSADERAYLERQVRRHRVARSLSERCRVILRCADGIPSKSVAHELGVHEHTVGKWRRRFLKGRIEGLLDEARPGRPRTIDDDQVAAIIARSAPRRATPRTGPSVRWRPRPAFRTRRSDGFGTPSACSRTVRRHSSFPATHYLSTRSAISSVYP from the coding sequence ATGGCCAACACGGCAGGACGCCCGGCTTCTCCCTTGATCCTCAGCGCGGATGAGCGCGCGTATCTCGAACGGCAGGTTCGTCGTCATCGCGTGGCGCGTTCTTTGTCTGAGCGATGCCGCGTCATCCTGCGATGCGCGGATGGCATACCCAGCAAATCCGTTGCGCACGAACTGGGTGTCCATGAGCATACAGTTGGCAAGTGGCGTCGGCGCTTTCTGAAGGGGCGCATCGAAGGGCTCTTGGATGAAGCCCGCCCTGGCAGGCCTCGCACGATTGATGACGATCAGGTCGCTGCAATTATCGCACGCTCCGCTCCACGCCGAGCGACGCCACGCACTGGTCCATCCGTTCGATGGCGACCGCGACCGGCTTTTCGCACACGACGATCCGACGGATTTGGAACGCCTTCGGCTTGCAGCCGCACCGTTCGGAGACATTCAAGCTTTCCAGCGACCCATTATTTGTCGACAAGGTCCGCGATATCGTCGGTCTATCCTTGA